TCGAAGGGCGTGATATCCCACAGGCGCATGGGAACGGGGCGGTCGTTGCCGTCGATGATCTGCGGCGACAGTATGAAACCGTCGGGATAGCCATCGAGAAACTCTTTCATTTTTTTGAAACTGTTTTCAATCAATTGCGCGTCGCTGTTGAACAGGACGACGTAGCGCCCCTTGCAAATACGGAAGCCTGCGTTGGCGGCGGCGGAGAATCCTTTGTTCGCGTCGTTGCGGATCAGAGTCGCTTGAGGAAATTCTCTGGCGATAGCGTCGGCGCTGTCGTCGGAAGAATTGTTGTCGATAACGATCAATTCATAACTCATACTTTGAGTGTGTTTGCAGATCGATGTCAGCGCCTCGAGGGTCAGCTGGCGCGTGTTGAAACTCACGACCACAACGCTCAGGTCGAGTTCTGGGGCTTCGTCGTAGGGATGGGGAGAGGTCATTGGGACGGCGTCTTTAGGAAGTAAGGATTGTAAAAAGCGCGCATCACCCCATGATGAATTTGCGGTCGCGCAAGTATTCGCCGCCGGGGTCGTAGTAATCTTTCAGGTTGTGCCAGCTGAGATGGATGTCGCAATTCTGGCAGAGAGGCACATCGAAGCGTTCGCGTCGCACCATTTTATTTCTATAGCCGGCCATGAGATCGCCCTGCCAGACCTGTTCGATGCTCTGGGTTTCGAGGTTGCCGACGGAACTTTTGGAAAACATGTCGGCGCAACACAGAACCACGTTGCCGTTCCAGTAGACGACGAGCCATTTCCATAATTGCGCGCAGGGCGCAACGTTGGTTTCGTTATAGCGTTTGTGGGTGTAGCGGCCGGGGCCGCGAAATTCGGGCAGGCGCTCTTTGAGGAAAGCCTGCTTGTCGAAGGTTCCCGCCCAGTTGGAAATGATGTTGTCGTCGATGGAGTTCAAAACGATCGAGCATTGCGAGTCGGCGAGTTGCTTGAAGAAATCATTCTCCAGCGTTTCCTCGACGGTGCGCAGGGTTTTGATACGGATGTTGACGGGAACCGGGCGCGCCGCTTTCTGATTGGCCTTGAGAAAGGCGAGGATATTGTCGCGCACCACGTCAAAGCTCATTTTCTTTACCGTCTCAAAAGTTTCCTTGTCCAACTCATCAAGACTGATATCGACGCCCGCGCCGTTGTCGATGAGAACGGGGGTGATGGTTTCATTTAGAAAAAATGCGTTGGTCAGGATTTCAATTTTGTGGATCTTTGGGAATTGCTGAATGAACTCCAGCCGCTCGCGCATGGACTTGTCCATGAGCGGTTCGCCAAAGGTTCCGAAAATGACGATGCCGCCGCGTTCGCCATAGTTTCGGATGATTTTTTTATAGAGATCCATGCTCATGGCGCCGAGGTTTTCCAGCTCCGGGTTCGGGCACCAAAGGCATTTGGCGTTGCACCGGTTGGTGATATCCAGCAGGAGCGCTCCGGGCCAGTCTTCCAGAACCGATGCGAGCGGTCGCGTGTTGAAATCAAACAGACGCGAGTCGAGCAGGCGCCGACGATAGAAATCAGCCTGCGGGAAAAAAGGAAGTGATTTGAGCCAGTTTTTGACGGATTGCATGCTGGATTGGCGCGTTTTCAAAAGAAACGAAATTCGAATCGCCTGAAAAATCGCATGGAAAAATGGACGCGCTCTCAAGTTTCAGGACTGCGGAGCGCCGATAGTCTCTCTAACGGATATTTTAAACGATTTAATGAGTCGGGGCGGATTAATTTAACAAAAATAGGCGTTTGCGCTGTGCGCGCCGCTTGCTTTCCAGCGCTTTATTGGAGACAATAGGCGGGTTATAAACGCTGTTCATGCAAGGAGATTTGTTGAATGTTGGAGGAAGATAAGAGGGAAAATGCTGATCTGGGGCGTCGAATTGAGCGCCTCCGGGGGTATCTTTGACGTCGATAGCAAAAGGAAAGAAGTTGAGCAACTGGATGAAAAAAGCGCCGCTCCGAATTTCTGGAACGACAACGAAGCCGCGCAGAAAATATTGCAGAATCGCGCAGCCTTACAACGTTCCATAAATATCTGGAGCGAATTGAGTTCCGCCTGGGACGATATCGGGGCGATGATTGAGTTGTCCGCCGAAGAGAAGGACGAATCGATGGCGGCGGAAATCAGCGGAGAGCTGAAGGCCCTGGCCGTCAAGGTCGAGCAGGCGGAAGTGAAGGCGATGCTTTCCGGCCCGAGCGATTTCAACGGCGCCTACCTGGCCATCAATGCGGGCGCGGGCGGCACGGAGTCGCAAGACTGGTCGGAAATCCTGATGCGGATGTATTTGCGCTGGGGCGACCGCAACGGCTACAAAACCGAAGCGCTGGACATTCAATACGGCGAGGAAGCGGGGATCAAAAGCGCGACCATCGTCTTTAAAGGCGACTACGCCTACGGCTACCTTAAAGCGGAAATAGGCGTGCATCGGCTGGTGCGGATTTCTCCGTTCGACTCGAACAAGCGTCGCCACACCTCCTTCGCGTCGGTGTTTGTGTACCCTGAAATTGAAGAGGAACTCAAAGTAGAAATCAAGGACGAGGAACTGAAGGTGGACGTGTACCGCGCATCCGGTCCCGGCGGACAGGGCGTCAACACCACCGATTCCGCCGTGCGCCTGACGCATATTCCATCGGGCATCGTGGTGCAGTGTCAGAACGAACGCTCGCAACACAAGAACAAGGCGTCGGCTCTGCGCGTGCTGAAATCGCGTTTGCACGAGATGGAAATGGAAAAGCTGGACGAGGAAAAGAAAGAAGCGGAAAAGCAAAAGAAGAAAATCGAATGGGGCAGTCAGATTCGCTCCTATGTTTTGCATCCCTATCAGTTGGTCAAGGATTTGCGTACTCAGGTCGAACGCGGCAATGTGGACGCGGTTCTCGACGGCGATATCGACGATTTCATGCAGGCGTTTTTATTGAGCAATCGCTGAACCTGGCGGCGAAACCAATCGCCGCGGGAATCGCCTGTTATTCTTTTTGAATCATGAAAAATCATCCCGAAGTTTTGCTCGCGGCAACGATGAGCGAATGTGTGTGATCCTATGACATCCATTTTTCAGCCCAGCTTGCTCAACGATCCCCTGGGGGATCCCGGATTGCTCGTGCAGTTGAGCGGGGAGAAGGGCGCGCTGCTGTTTGATCTGGGCGACCTGTCGCGCATTCCCAACAAGGTGCTGATGAAAACGACTCATGTTTTTATCAGTCACACGCACATCGATCATTTCATCGGTTTCGACCGTTTACTGCGCATCATCTTCGGTCGCGGCGAGGTGTTGAAGCTCTATGGGCCGGAGAACATCATCCGTAATGTGGAAGGAAAGCTGGCGGGTTTCACCTGGAATCTGGTGGACAAGTACGATGAAGCCATCAGCATCGAAGTCACCGAGGTTCACCCCGACGGATTGAAAAGAGCCGTGTTTCGCGCTAAAGACAAGTTCGAGCGTTGCGAGCTGGAAGACGCTCCCTTTGTCGAGGGACAAATCGTTGAAGAGTCGTCCTTCACGGTGAGCGTCGCTATTTTAGAACATCGCGTCCCCTGTCTTGGATTCGCCCTGTGCGAAAAACCTAAAGTAAAAATCAATAAGGAACGTTTGGACAGTCTCGGCGCGCGTCCCGGTTCCTGGTTGAACGATTTAAAAGAAGCGGCGCTGGCAGGCCGCGACGACGCTGTCGTCGACTTTCCCGGCAGGAGCGAGGAGCCGCCGGTGACGGTCGGGCAACTGCGCGATGATTTGTACTCGATTGTGGACGGGCAGAAAATCGTCTATGTGACCGATACGGTTTTCAGCGAAAGCAACAACCCGAACATCATTCAACTGGCGCAAGACGCGGATTTGTTTTTTTGCGAATCGCCTTTCACCGCCGAAGAAACCGACCGGGCGCTCGACCGTCGACACCTCACCGCGCAACAAGCGGGGACTCTGGCCCGGGCGGCTC
This window of the Candidatus Nitrohelix vancouverensis genome carries:
- a CDS encoding radical SAM protein, with protein sequence MQSVKNWLKSLPFFPQADFYRRRLLDSRLFDFNTRPLASVLEDWPGALLLDITNRCNAKCLWCPNPELENLGAMSMDLYKKIIRNYGERGGIVIFGTFGEPLMDKSMRERLEFIQQFPKIHKIEILTNAFFLNETITPVLIDNGAGVDISLDELDKETFETVKKMSFDVVRDNILAFLKANQKAARPVPVNIRIKTLRTVEETLENDFFKQLADSQCSIVLNSIDDNIISNWAGTFDKQAFLKERLPEFRGPGRYTHKRYNETNVAPCAQLWKWLVVYWNGNVVLCCADMFSKSSVGNLETQSIEQVWQGDLMAGYRNKMVRRERFDVPLCQNCDIHLSWHNLKDYYDPGGEYLRDRKFIMG
- a CDS encoding peptide chain release factor 2; the encoded protein is MLIWGVELSASGGIFDVDSKRKEVEQLDEKSAAPNFWNDNEAAQKILQNRAALQRSINIWSELSSAWDDIGAMIELSAEEKDESMAAEISGELKALAVKVEQAEVKAMLSGPSDFNGAYLAINAGAGGTESQDWSEILMRMYLRWGDRNGYKTEALDIQYGEEAGIKSATIVFKGDYAYGYLKAEIGVHRLVRISPFDSNKRRHTSFASVFVYPEIEEELKVEIKDEELKVDVYRASGPGGQGVNTTDSAVRLTHIPSGIVVQCQNERSQHKNKASALRVLKSRLHEMEMEKLDEEKKEAEKQKKKIEWGSQIRSYVLHPYQLVKDLRTQVERGNVDAVLDGDIDDFMQAFLLSNR
- a CDS encoding ribonuclease Z; translated protein: MTSIFQPSLLNDPLGDPGLLVQLSGEKGALLFDLGDLSRIPNKVLMKTTHVFISHTHIDHFIGFDRLLRIIFGRGEVLKLYGPENIIRNVEGKLAGFTWNLVDKYDEAISIEVTEVHPDGLKRAVFRAKDKFERCELEDAPFVEGQIVEESSFTVSVAILEHRVPCLGFALCEKPKVKINKERLDSLGARPGSWLNDLKEAALAGRDDAVVDFPGRSEEPPVTVGQLRDDLYSIVDGQKIVYVTDTVFSESNNPNIIQLAQDADLFFCESPFTAEETDRALDRRHLTAQQAGTLARAAQVKQLRIFHFSQRHARGFEILYQEAAEAYGAPVPLSHAPDF